TAGCCctaataattacatttcctctttctctttccctggTGTTCCCAGATGGAGGGTCGAGTGcctgcagagctggaggaggcgtTTGGGCAGGAGGCGCTGGATCACACCCTGGTCCTGCTGACCTGTGGGGACTACTTGATGGGAAGAACAGTGGAGGTATTAGAGCTTCAAGTTAATTTTAGTATTTATAAGTCTTATATACACTTTGGTACCATGTACTTGAAAAAGTAGGGCAGAAATGTACCTTCTGGTGTAAAAAAGCTTACTGCTGGATCAGTGCACTACAGTACAATGCTTTACATGCCCCTGTCTTGTCAGTCTGCTATCTTGACTTTGATTTTAACCATTGATTTTGATGGGGATGCAATTCAAACTGagtttaacacatttaaacaagtTGGCCAATCTtgtgacacactgacactggaACAAAAGTTAAACTTTTCAGGTTAGGTTGTTGTTTGAACAACTTtcaaacactgacatatcatttTGTGTATACTTTGAAAACTGGATATTTTGGGAGGAAactgctgcttctccttcagACATCCTTGTAGTATTTCCCTCACCATTCAATGTGTCAAATTTGGACTAATCAGCTGCAGTAGGGAGGATTTCAAATCTAAATTGTTTTCTACAGGAATACCTTCAGAATGAACACCCCGGCCTGAGGAGGATAATTGAGCTCTGTGGGGGGAGATACCATGTGATCAATAATCGCCTGCGGCAGAACAGGGAGCAGGTCCGTGAGCTGCTGGAGAAGGTGAGAACAATTAACAGAATAAGAGTTACGTCAAGAGTGAAGTTTGTACACACATTTTGCAATGTTTTCATACTGATTAAGGTGTTTATCTCACAATTTAGTTTTGGTGTATACTATACTGGAGAATTTGTCAATCACTTTTTCAGAAAGAATGAAATTCTGTTTTGTTGCATACTGCATGTGTTGGAGCTCTTGaattgttttaatagttttgtctgtttgtcccAGCAACGCCCTGTTTCACCTCATACAATCAAACCCAGCTGTAGTCAGGAGCGGGTTTATGTGTTAATGATGAGGCGATTGCATTGTAACTTTGACTGACATGGGAATTCATTCCACAATGGAGATTAATTGCAGGAAATTTAAACAGTGACTATAATTGTAAATGTGAGTACGGGGgactttttatacatttcttgtttgtttgtttgtttgtttattaatctATGTAACAGGTAGACAGTATGGTGCAGACACATGGGGTGTACTATATGAAAACAACCcaggagagagagctggagaaacgagtgaaagaaagaaagcgagAACTTATGGAAAGTTACAGAGCtcaaaaggaggagaaaagagagacggCTTCTTCAAtgcacaacacagaaacacagaggagtaTCGATAGAGGAGAGGAGTACAGCGCCGCcttggagaggaggagaagacaagAGATGGAGCAGATGGAGGGATTAGTGGGTGTGAGCCAGGCGTCTAATGGGCTTCATTCAAGTCCAGCACCGGAGCAAGAGTCATATTCAGAGCCACGCGATGACAGGCAGGTGAAGAGGACGCCCAGTTTCAAACTAAATGCAGGTAAATAGATCTGCGTTCTGGATCCCATTTTTGTTCTTAATGTTGTTCCACAGCACAATGTCACGAAAAATGAATGTGAGCAGAAAATGAACAGGagtcacatttactgtttttcttaGATGGAGCTATACTCTCACAAATGTCTGAGCTTAAAACGTCTCCGAAAGTGATCAGTACTTGTAAGTCACCGGACGTCACTGCCTCGTATTACGTACAATTGAAAGTTCTCTTCGATATTAAACTCCAAATGTCACCTGATTGTTTTCAGTTCACCACAGAATCAACAGCTTTGAGGAGAGATCCCCTGAGGCATCTCCGACTTCCACTCCTCATTCGcctgtcttctcctctttcccctcatCGCCAACCTtcgcctcctctccctcctcattcCCCTCATCCTCTCCGGAGCTGCGTCTGGTGATGCTTGGGCGATCTGGAGCAGGGAAGAGCGCAGCTGGCAACGGCATACTGGGGCGGGAGGAGTTTGAATCACACCCAGAAAGCCTCACAGCGATCACTCAGgagtgtgagaaaaagaaagcactgGTTGGAGGAAGACAGGTAAGTTATTAAGATGCTGTTTTCTTCCATGTTTTAATTTTCCTTTCACACATTCCACCACGTgtcaaaaccccccaaaaatcGCATCTTTGAcatgctcctctcctctctcgtctgCAGGTGGCAGTGGTGGATACCCCAGACTGGTTCAATTCAGAGCAAACTCCAGTTGAGGTGCGAGCTCAGATCTCCTCCTGTGTTGCTTTGTCCAGTCCTGGTCCTCACGCCTTCCTCCTGTGCGTCCCCTTAGACCAGCCTGCAAAGACCGAGCTGCAGGGTCTTGGCGCCCTGGAGTCTGTTTTTGGCCCTGAGGCTGTCCAGAAACGCACTCTGGTCCTGTTTACTTACGCAGATCGACTGAGGGAGAGCGGCAAGGCCGGAAACGACAGCGTGGAGGCATACATCGCTGGTCGGCGGGGGGATTTGTTAAAGCTTGTGGAGAAATGTGGGGACAGGTTTCATGTGATGGAGACGGGAGGAGGTGGGACGGAGAGGAGGAATGTGGcggagctgctggagaaggtGGAGCAGACGGTGAAGGAGGCCGGAGGACAGTGTTATTCTTGTCCTGCTTTTCAGGAGGCAGAGAACAGAGTTAggcagagacaggtagagatagcaaaggagaaaaagaggaaaagacgaGAGGAACAAGGACTAGGAGACGTTGGACAGCTCAGCTCTGAAAGGCGGGAACTTTACCCCTACATGCAGCCTGTGGctgagacagaagaggaagtgagagaggaTGAGATTGAGAAAACAAGGGATGAGGCAGAGATCAGTGTAAGCACCATGAATATTGAGAGCCTTCCTCCCGTTACGCTTTCCACCATATCCCCTTCACTTCTCCGTTCCATTATGGATAAAATGGGGTCTAGTGCAAAGAAGTTGCCCCAGCTGTTTTCTGATAGCTCTGTGTGGGTCAGTGAGGGAGCAACAAAGGTGAAAAGTAGTCCAGTGTGGGGGACAGTCGGCAGTAGAGCACAAAATGTCCAGAAGATGGTGGTTGATAGTTCTGTGTGGGGGAAGGTGGGAGCTAGTGCTGGACATGTGTCCAAACTAGTAGGAGACAGAGTTCCCAAGGTAGTGGTGGATGGTTCTGCATGGGTGGGATCTGGagcaaaggcagcagcagcaagtccCATGTGGGGAAAAGTTGGCTCAGGAGCCAAACTAATGGCAGACAGTTCCATGCGTGTCGGAGCTGGAATTGGAACCGGGGCAAAGAATTTGGCAAAGAGTCCCATGTGGGGAAAAGTAGGATCTGGGGCCAAAACCGGAGCTAAACTGGTGGCTGACAGGTCTGTGCGAGTTGGAGCTGGAATTGGTG
The sequence above is a segment of the Enoplosus armatus isolate fEnoArm2 chromosome 2, fEnoArm2.hap1, whole genome shotgun sequence genome. Coding sequences within it:
- the LOC139296953 gene encoding GTPase IMAP family member 8 isoform X1, giving the protein MSEHLRESDRGSSPSELRLILLGNIGCGKTSSADTILGQLSPITPGASRSCQQRQGISEGRSVTLVEAPRWYWSGGKMDDSVRKETERAMTLVPPGPHAILLLVPVNQFTEMEGRVPAELEEAFGQEALDHTLVLLTCGDYLMGRTVEEYLQNEHPGLRRIIELCGGRYHVINNRLRQNREQVRELLEKVDSMVQTHGVYYMKTTQERELEKRVKERKRELMESYRAQKEEKRETASSMHNTETQRSIDRGEEYSAALERRRRQEMEQMEGLVGVSQASNGLHSSPAPEQESYSEPRDDRQVKRTPSFKLNADGAILSQMSELKTSPKVISTFHHRINSFEERSPEASPTSTPHSPVFSSFPSSPTFASSPSSFPSSSPELRLVMLGRSGAGKSAAGNGILGREEFESHPESLTAITQECEKKKALVGGRQVAVVDTPDWFNSEQTPVEVRAQISSCVALSSPGPHAFLLCVPLDQPAKTELQGLGALESVFGPEAVQKRTLVLFTYADRLRESGKAGNDSVEAYIAGRRGDLLKLVEKCGDRFHVMETGGGGTERRNVAELLEKVEQTVKEAGGQCYSCPAFQEAENRVRQRQVEIAKEKKRKRREEQGLGDVGQLSSERRELYPYMQPVAETEEEVREDEIEKTRDEAEISVSTMNIESLPPVTLSTISPSLLRSIMDKMGSSAKKLPQLFSDSSVWVSEGATKVKSSPVWGTVGSRAQNVQKMVVDSSVWGKVGASAGHVSKLVGDRVPKVVVDGSAWVGSGAKAAAASPMWGKVGSGAKLMADSSMRVGAGIGTGAKNLAKSPMWGKVGSGAKTGAKLVADRSVRVGAGIGAGAKKVAQSPVWGKVGSGAKTGVKMVAESSMWEKIGTTAKQVPKVVIGGALLGLVLGVFLGGVIGGAVGAAAGSALTEVGRRKFSNKKAFEKTDEAGKIMERTVNDRMDSLMKQGEKVLKTE
- the LOC139296953 gene encoding uncharacterized protein isoform X2, whose amino-acid sequence is MSEHLRESDRGSSPSELRLILLGNIGCGKTSSADTILGQLSPITPGASRSCQQRQGISEGRSVTLVEAPRWYWSGGKMDDSVRKETERAMTLVPPGPHAILLLVPVNQFTEMEGRVPAELEEAFGQEALDHTLVLLTCGDYLMGRTVEEYLQNEHPGLRRIIELCGGRYHVINNRLRQNREQVRELLEKVDSMVQTHGVYYMKTTQERELEKRVKERKRELMESYRAQKEEKRETASSMHNTETQRSIDRGEEYSAALERRRRQEMEQMEGLVGVSQASNGLHSSPAPEQESYSEPRDDRQVKRTPSFKLNAVHHRINSFEERSPEASPTSTPHSPVFSSFPSSPTFASSPSSFPSSSPELRLVMLGRSGAGKSAAGNGILGREEFESHPESLTAITQECEKKKALVGGRQVAVVDTPDWFNSEQTPVEVRAQISSCVALSSPGPHAFLLCVPLDQPAKTELQGLGALESVFGPEAVQKRTLVLFTYADRLRESGKAGNDSVEAYIAGRRGDLLKLVEKCGDRFHVMETGGGGTERRNVAELLEKVEQTVKEAGGQCYSCPAFQEAENRVRQRQVEIAKEKKRKRREEQGLGDVGQLSSERRELYPYMQPVAETEEEVREDEIEKTRDEAEISVSTMNIESLPPVTLSTISPSLLRSIMDKMGSSAKKLPQLFSDSSVWVSEGATKVKSSPVWGTVGSRAQNVQKMVVDSSVWGKVGASAGHVSKLVGDRVPKVVVDGSAWVGSGAKAAAASPMWGKVGSGAKLMADSSMRVGAGIGTGAKNLAKSPMWGKVGSGAKTGAKLVADRSVRVGAGIGAGAKKVAQSPVWGKVGSGAKTGVKMVAESSMWEKIGTTAKQVPKVVIGGALLGLVLGVFLGGVIGGAVGAAAGSALTEVGRRKFSNKKAFEKTDEAGKIMERTVNDRMDSLMKQGEKVLKTE